In Zobellia roscoffensis, the following are encoded in one genomic region:
- the rhaM gene encoding L-rhamnose mutarotase, with translation MIRKAFKMKVYEDKIEEYTKRHNPIWPELKEVLKGHGVHNYNIFLDNNTCFLFGYAEIESEEQWNEIANTEICKKWWSYMANLMETNEDSSPVSTDLKHLFHME, from the coding sequence ATGATCAGAAAAGCATTTAAAATGAAGGTATATGAAGATAAAATTGAGGAATATACCAAAAGGCACAACCCAATTTGGCCGGAATTAAAAGAAGTACTTAAGGGCCATGGGGTTCATAATTATAATATTTTTTTAGATAACAATACCTGTTTCCTGTTTGGTTACGCTGAAATAGAATCAGAAGAACAATGGAATGAGATAGCCAATACTGAGATTTGCAAAAAATGGTGGAGCTATATGGCCAACCTTATGGAAACCAATGAAGATAGTAGCCCAGTGTCTACTGATTTAAAACATTTATTCCACATGGAGTAG
- a CDS encoding sulfatase family protein gives MLLTKEVLLGVGVLVMIVSCGNNEKKVKNEVIKKRPNIIFIMDDQHKYDALGMINEQVHTPTLDSLAASGTYYNQAVCQAPMCVPSRNSIMFGLYPNQTGVYRNTGGGVSDDSLPGKTMAQYFKDAGYETAGFGKTHWGRYKTGTRGFETRYVSEIAEDGAISMQDLNPEAKQRYNEETKSMGAGEENNLGYLGFTSELPEEDHRDGWVTKQAIKYIKKREDERPLFFYLSYMKPHAGHNVPKGYEDLYNADNISYSEQPKWNKDYSPHSEGVNRREMYENYWKNAPEEDWKSMTMRYYANVTWIDDMMGRTLDALKEKGILDNAIIIYTSDHGEMLGERYYRFNKYNLYESSVRVPLIMTGTALPESFKGGKVNRQPTENIDILPTLLDLAEIDMEKKLPGKNLLKNRPRKASFSALHERKGEAAFMWRTSQYKLILVFHRKKEAADYKMEDIITGEFYNLQNDSKEWHDLYGKKEIGPIQEQFTSELLNHLHSI, from the coding sequence ATGTTACTCACTAAAGAGGTGTTGCTGGGCGTGGGAGTTTTGGTAATGATAGTTTCCTGCGGGAATAATGAAAAAAAAGTAAAAAATGAAGTAATTAAAAAGCGTCCGAATATCATATTCATCATGGATGACCAACATAAGTACGATGCTCTGGGCATGATAAACGAGCAAGTACATACACCTACGCTGGATAGTCTTGCAGCTAGTGGCACTTATTACAATCAGGCTGTTTGCCAGGCACCAATGTGTGTGCCAAGCCGCAATTCAATAATGTTCGGACTTTATCCAAATCAGACAGGTGTTTACCGAAATACAGGGGGCGGTGTTAGTGACGATAGTTTACCAGGAAAGACAATGGCCCAATATTTTAAAGATGCCGGATACGAAACGGCTGGTTTTGGAAAAACCCACTGGGGTAGGTATAAAACAGGGACTAGGGGATTTGAAACGAGGTATGTATCGGAAATAGCTGAAGACGGAGCTATTAGTATGCAAGACTTGAACCCTGAAGCCAAGCAAAGATATAATGAGGAAACGAAATCAATGGGTGCCGGTGAGGAAAACAACTTGGGTTATTTAGGTTTTACCAGTGAACTTCCAGAAGAAGATCATCGTGATGGTTGGGTAACAAAGCAGGCTATAAAGTATATAAAAAAGAGAGAAGATGAGCGTCCGCTATTTTTTTATCTCTCATATATGAAACCGCATGCAGGACATAATGTGCCTAAAGGCTATGAAGATTTATATAATGCAGATAACATTTCTTATTCGGAGCAACCAAAATGGAATAAAGATTATTCACCACATTCGGAAGGTGTAAACAGGAGAGAAATGTATGAAAATTACTGGAAAAACGCTCCTGAGGAAGATTGGAAGTCAATGACAATGCGGTATTATGCCAATGTAACGTGGATCGATGATATGATGGGGCGTACGTTGGATGCTTTGAAAGAAAAAGGAATTTTAGATAATGCTATTATTATATATACTTCTGATCATGGAGAAATGTTGGGTGAGCGTTACTATAGGTTCAATAAATATAACTTATACGAATCAAGTGTTCGAGTTCCGTTGATAATGACAGGAACGGCCTTGCCGGAGTCATTTAAGGGAGGTAAAGTAAACCGTCAGCCTACAGAAAACATAGATATTTTACCCACTCTCTTGGATTTGGCAGAAATAGATATGGAGAAAAAATTACCTGGAAAAAACCTTTTAAAAAATAGGCCAAGAAAAGCAAGCTTTTCAGCACTTCATGAACGTAAGGGTGAAGCTGCATTTATGTGGAGGACGAGCCAATATAAACTGATACTTGTATTCCATCGAAAAAAGGAGGCTGCCGATTATAAAATGGAGGACATTATCACGGGAGAATTTTATAATCTTCAAAATGATTCCAAAGAATGGCATGATTTGTATGGTAAAAAGGAAATCGGACCAATACAAGAACAATTTACGAGCGAATTATTGAATCATTTACATTCAATTTAA
- the fbp gene encoding class 1 fructose-bisphosphatase, which translates to MTNQKMTLGEFIFDNQSAFPYSTGELSKLINAIRLAAKITNHEVNKAGLVDILGDAGNTNVQGENQQKLDVYANVKFIQTLIQRGIVCGIASEEEEDFIAVNSHDGKNSNQYVILIDPLDGSSNIDVNASVGTIFSIYRRTSPIGKPVELKDFLQPGNKQVAAGYVMYGTSTILVYSTGRGVNGFTLNPALGTFYLSHPNLQFPENGRIYSVNEGNYVHFAQGVKDYIKYCQREEENRPYSSRYIGSLVSDFHRNLIKGGIYMYPRIGPRQNGKLRLTYECNPIAFLTEQANGVATTGYERILDVKPTALHQREALFCGSKNMVEDLIHFVRRDTL; encoded by the coding sequence ATGACCAATCAAAAAATGACTCTAGGGGAGTTTATTTTTGACAATCAATCGGCTTTTCCTTATTCTACCGGTGAATTATCAAAACTAATTAATGCCATACGTTTGGCTGCTAAAATCACGAATCACGAAGTGAACAAGGCGGGGTTGGTAGATATTCTTGGTGACGCGGGAAATACGAATGTACAAGGGGAAAATCAACAGAAACTAGATGTTTACGCTAACGTAAAATTTATACAAACTCTTATTCAAAGAGGTATTGTATGTGGTATAGCATCGGAAGAAGAAGAAGATTTTATAGCCGTAAATAGTCATGACGGAAAAAATAGTAATCAATATGTCATTCTTATTGACCCTCTGGACGGCTCTTCAAATATTGACGTCAATGCATCGGTAGGAACTATATTTTCTATATATAGAAGAACCTCGCCTATAGGCAAACCAGTAGAATTGAAGGATTTTTTACAGCCAGGAAACAAGCAAGTTGCTGCCGGATATGTTATGTACGGTACGTCTACAATTTTGGTGTATAGTACAGGGCGTGGTGTTAACGGCTTTACCTTAAACCCGGCATTAGGAACTTTTTATCTCTCCCACCCAAATCTGCAGTTTCCAGAAAATGGAAGAATCTATTCCGTTAATGAAGGTAATTATGTACATTTTGCTCAGGGGGTTAAGGACTATATAAAGTATTGCCAACGAGAAGAAGAAAACAGACCTTACTCTTCACGGTATATAGGTTCATTGGTTTCTGATTTTCATAGAAATTTGATAAAAGGAGGTATTTATATGTACCCTAGGATCGGCCCAAGACAAAATGGCAAGTTACGGTTGACTTATGAATGTAACCCGATAGCGTTTCTGACTGAACAGGCGAATGGTGTTGCAACTACGGGATATGAACGAATTTTAGATGTTAAGCCAACTGCATTGCATCAACGTGAAGCCCTATTTTGTGGGAGTAAAAATATGGTTGAAGATTTAATTCATTTTGTACGTAGGGACACATTGTAA
- a CDS encoding DoxX family protein — MKNDIITFWITTGIIFLLFGVVTALTANMDIAKQSITALGYPEYFGTMLNAFKIIGALVLIIPRIPPKVKEWTYAGFGIDFISAFISMWAVEGVCPHLFFPLVMLAILVASYVFYHRTYALVE; from the coding sequence ATGAAGAATGATATTATTACTTTTTGGATAACTACAGGAATTATTTTTTTGTTGTTCGGAGTTGTAACAGCACTTACCGCCAATATGGATATAGCTAAACAGAGTATAACTGCCTTAGGCTATCCAGAATACTTCGGTACGATGCTCAACGCATTTAAAATTATCGGGGCCTTGGTCTTGATTATACCCCGGATTCCACCTAAGGTGAAAGAATGGACATATGCCGGGTTCGGGATTGATTTTATCTCTGCCTTTATAAGCATGTGGGCTGTCGAGGGCGTTTGTCCCCATCTATTTTTTCCATTGGTAATGCTTGCCATCTTGGTGGCTTCCTATGTATTCTACCATAGAACTTATGCACTTGTAGAATAA
- a CDS encoding HD domain-containing protein — protein sequence MNAAAPLLKKVQEYVSNLFTYHLSKKYCFHNLEHTKNIVLAVGIISDFLELDNNDKQVLQLAAWFHCTGYLSRPMDNEPIAVLIAENYLRTNKFSPNTIHKVRGCILATRKDSSPKNHLEAVIKDADMFHISQDNYWTQNWLLRDELNLTCELQFNDAQWYKTHLDFLKIFLFRTAYGEKFLEQSRNNLIYENETILKSISGNEKGSLSPIPSHLSSMGTREVFVLESGCRIAI from the coding sequence ATGAATGCAGCAGCACCACTCTTAAAGAAGGTACAGGAATACGTCAGCAATCTTTTTACCTACCATCTTTCGAAAAAATATTGTTTCCACAATTTGGAGCATACTAAAAATATCGTTCTGGCAGTGGGAATTATTTCAGATTTTTTGGAGTTGGATAACAACGATAAACAGGTGTTACAATTGGCAGCATGGTTTCACTGCACAGGGTATCTGAGCAGACCGATGGACAATGAACCTATAGCGGTGCTCATAGCTGAGAATTACTTAAGAACAAACAAGTTTTCGCCCAATACTATACATAAGGTCAGGGGCTGTATTTTGGCTACTAGAAAAGATTCAAGTCCTAAAAATCATTTGGAAGCGGTTATCAAAGATGCGGATATGTTCCACATTTCCCAGGACAATTACTGGACACAAAATTGGTTGCTCCGCGATGAGCTTAACTTGACCTGTGAATTACAGTTCAACGATGCGCAATGGTATAAAACCCATTTAGACTTCTTGAAAATTTTTTTGTTCCGAACAGCCTATGGAGAAAAGTTCTTAGAACAATCCAGGAACAACTTAATCTACGAAAACGAAACCATACTAAAGTCTATCTCTGGTAATGAAAAGGGATCGCTTAGTCCTATTCCCTCCCACCTATCTTCAATGGGAACAAGAGAAGTTTTTGTTCTAGAAAGTGGATGTAGGATAGCTATTTAA
- a CDS encoding LytR/AlgR family response regulator transcription factor gives MIKAIIIEDEEIAAIRLQNMIQEVDGSIVIQKIIQSVKQAIAYLSSNTPDLIFLDIHLSDSNSFEIFSQLDVHIPIIFTTAYSEYALKAFQQNSIDYLLKPVSMESLQQAIKKFKKYGASQVPDYKAIFSGEHHYKKRFLVKMSNALQSINVSDIAYFYSEDKMTFAKLKNGKYIPLDDTLNTLENQLDPNYFFRINRKYLTGIDSITRMYYASKSKIQIDLDPAPVEFNVFVSIEKIGKFKKWLSL, from the coding sequence ATGATAAAGGCAATCATCATAGAAGACGAGGAAATCGCAGCCATCCGGCTCCAGAACATGATTCAGGAAGTCGATGGTTCAATCGTAATTCAAAAAATAATACAATCCGTCAAACAGGCCATTGCTTATTTATCTTCCAATACTCCTGATCTTATTTTTTTAGACATCCATCTTTCCGATAGCAATTCGTTTGAAATATTCAGTCAGCTAGATGTTCATATACCTATTATTTTTACCACCGCCTACTCCGAATATGCCTTAAAGGCCTTCCAACAAAATAGTATAGACTATTTGTTGAAACCGGTGTCAATGGAATCACTTCAGCAAGCGATTAAAAAGTTCAAAAAATATGGTGCTTCGCAGGTTCCTGACTACAAGGCTATTTTTTCTGGGGAACACCATTATAAAAAACGATTTTTGGTAAAAATGAGCAATGCTTTACAAAGCATCAATGTATCGGACATCGCTTATTTCTACTCGGAGGATAAGATGACGTTTGCAAAACTCAAAAATGGAAAATACATTCCTTTGGACGATACGCTGAATACACTTGAAAACCAACTTGACCCAAACTACTTTTTCCGTATCAATCGAAAGTACTTGACGGGTATCGATTCCATTACGAGAATGTATTATGCCTCTAAGTCTAAAATTCAGATCGATCTAGATCCTGCGCCCGTAGAATTCAATGTATTCGTTTCTATCGAAAAAATCGGCAAGTTTAAAAAATGGCTATCTCTATAA